A region from the Deinococcus multiflagellatus genome encodes:
- a CDS encoding DUF4240 domain-containing protein, with protein MGAKKVFEADDESVILSSEPTPWTIDNLIYLDLEIWQTLIEFVRQFSEADAEQLERYGRAGFGEHLENRTPEHLMDFRRILEACLQKLETAPERLHTVMAQLELENPLIDDEYKRILQIFLTFLEKCLKKKVFYSAWTE; from the coding sequence GTGGGAGCCAAGAAGGTCTTTGAGGCCGATGATGAAAGCGTCATCCTGTCCAGCGAGCCGACCCCCTGGACGATTGATAACCTTATCTATCTGGACCTTGAAATCTGGCAGACGCTGATTGAATTCGTACGTCAGTTTTCTGAAGCAGATGCGGAACAGCTTGAACGGTATGGCCGTGCCGGGTTCGGCGAACATCTGGAAAACAGAACGCCCGAACACCTGATGGACTTCCGTAGAATTCTCGAGGCTTGCCTTCAGAAGCTTGAGACAGCGCCGGAGCGACTTCATACCGTCATGGCGCAACTGGAGCTTGAGAACCCGCTGATAGATGACGAGTACAAAAGAATTCTACAGATCTTCCTGACTTTTCTCGAAAAGTGCCTCAAAAAGAAGGTGTTCTACTCCGCGTGGACCGAGTGA